Proteins encoded by one window of Arachis hypogaea cultivar Tifrunner chromosome 1, arahy.Tifrunner.gnm2.J5K5, whole genome shotgun sequence:
- the LOC112790389 gene encoding FBD-associated F-box protein At2g26860: protein MERIEKRKMDRFSALPDSLIGHILSFLPTKTAVSTSLLSRRWRYLWQYLQDFNFQLDREEEEEEDEDEDEEEDEDWSFMYFSAFVNGVLAQRRNRDIRKFRLSSSYTGEASFHARSFNYWSLAAIGPQLQDLNLSLYAPYSKNYFMWYPSPSVLRGIFSCTSLISLTLDGLICVNKISSVHLPALRTMRLSIDTAVPLDKIFSGCPVLEDLYLRFRVINVPKIIFPNSLKRLEVHNCKSSTRIEVEIEIDAPALEYLTFLYLGLSQLTVNNLHNVKVADLDLMEDDPDYIHMLLNALNRIKKLHLRSWIIECILGAPAFDFPEFSCLLHLELECFNPTLIINLLYKCPMLQVFKICNYGQIWIEPTGDSSSWTPPTCVPDCLASQLTKIEFKGYKGSKDELGFIAYILKSGLVLQTVTVHLDWLKNEKGKSKKKYNITTELCAIPRGSNMCRIEIKD, encoded by the exons ATGGAGaggattgaaaaaagaaaaatggacaGGTTTAGTGCCCTACCGGACTCCCTCATCGGCCACATTCTGTCCTTCCTCCCCACCAAAACCGCCGTTTCCACCAGCCTCCTCTCTCGCAGGTGGCGCTACCTCTGGCAGTATCTCCAAGACTTCAACTTCCAACTCGAccgggaggaggaggaggaggaggacgaggaCGAGGACGAGGAGGAGGACGAGGACTGGTCCTTCATGTACTTTTCTGCTTTCGTAAACGGAGTTCTTGCGCAGCGTAGGAATCGAGACATCCGCAAGTTCCGTCTCTCAAGCAGCTACACAGGTGAAGCCTCGTTCCATGCACGTTCTTTCAATTACTGGTCACTCGCTGCCATTGGACCTCAACTCCAGGACCTTAATCTTTCTTTGTATGCTCCGTATTCAAAGAACTACTTCATGTGGTATCCTTCTCCCAGCGTCCTACGTGGCATCTTCAGTTGTACTTCTCTCATTTCACTCACTTTGGATGGTTTGATATGCGTCAATAAGATATCGTCTGTTCATTTGCCAGCCCTCAGGACCATGAGACTCTCCATCGATACAGCGGTTCCCTTAGACAAGATTTTCTCTGGCTGCCCAGTCCTTGAAGATCTTTATCTCCGTTTTAGGGTAATAAATGTTCCCAAGATAATTTTTCCTAATTCCTTGAAGAGGCTGGAAGTTCATAATTGCAAGTCATCTACACGTATAGAAGTTGAAATTGAAATAGACGCGCCGGCTCTTGAATATCTTACTTTCTTATATCTTGGACTAAGCCAGTTGACTGTCAACAATTTGCACAATGTGAAAGTAGCAGATCTTGATCTCATGGAAGACGATCCTGATTATATACATATGCTTCTAAATGCACTCAACAGAATAAAAAAGCTTCACTTGCGTAGTTGGATAATAGAG TGCATACTTGGTGCCCCAGCTTTTGATTTTCCGGAATTCAGTTGTTTACTTCATTTAGAGCTAGAATGTTTCAATCCGACTCTAATCATAAACCTGCTTTACAAGTGTCCTATGCTTCAAGTTTTCAAGATTTGTAATTATGGGCAG ATTTGGATTGAGCCAACTGGCGATTCTAGCAGCTGGACACCCCCTACTTGTGTTCCTGATTGTCTTGCATCACAGTTGACAAAAATTGAATTCAAAGGATATAAAGGTTCTAAAGATGAGCTGGGATTCATTGCCTATATCTTAAAAAGTGGCCTTGTTTTGCAAACAGTTACTGTTCATCTTGATTGGCTTAAGAATGAAAAGGGCAAGAGCAAGAAAAAATACAATATCACTACAGAATTGTGTGCCATCCCAAGAGGTTCCAACATGTGCCGAATTGAAATTAAAGACTGA
- the LOC112790403 gene encoding uncharacterized protein isoform X1, whose protein sequence is MEATGERGRCLGLGRPRPSFSESEECRRVSVYAKCDGAAGTMRSLHCHHQASQASELSPNFGHYCNNMLLDDVGDCISGADETAHSTNTE, encoded by the exons ATGGAAGCCACTGGGGAGAGAGGCCGTTGTTTGGGCCTAGGAAGGCCCAGGCCCAGTTTCTCTGAATCAGAGGAATGTCGACGCGTTTCAGTATATGCGAAATGTGACGGAGCAGCGGGCACCATGAGATCTCTACACTGTCATCACCAAGCTTCACAAGCCTCCGAG CTTTCACCTAACTTTGGTCATTACTGCAACAATATGCTGTTGGATGAT GTGGGCGATTGTATATCTGGCGCAGATGAAACCGCTCATAGTACCAATACTGAATGA
- the LOC112790403 gene encoding V-type proton ATPase subunit e1 isoform X2, with protein MGFLVTSLIFLVVGIIACLFTRICCNRGPSTNIFHLTLVITATICCWMMWAIVYLAQMKPLIVPILNEGE; from the exons ATGGGTTTCTTGGTAACGTCGCTAATCTTTTTAGTTGTTGGTATAATCGCGTGCCTTTTCACCAGAATTTGCTGCAACAGAGGGCCTTCTACTAATAT CTTTCACCTAACTTTGGTCATTACTGCAACAATATGCTGTTGGATGAT GTGGGCGATTGTATATCTGGCGCAGATGAAACCGCTCATAGTACCAATACTGAATGAGGGCGAATAA
- the LOC112790417 gene encoding long-chain-alcohol O-fatty-acyltransferase-like, which yields MDDEIQNFFKVWMIATICLCYCYYISSTIPRAFFRLLSILPVLFIFLTLPFSLHSFHLGGPTTFFLVWLSSFKLVLFSFNQPPLSLSPNIFHFISIASLPIKLKQQPIKTNNPKLENPKKPILLPLKVVFLAAIIRAYDYRESMHSYMILILYCCHMYLGIELVLAIAAAPVRTVFGFEIEPQFNEPYLSTSLQDFWGRRWNLMVTSILRPTVYDPVRSVSTGIFGITCASRAAMLATFLVSGLMHELIYYYLSRVSPTWEVTWFFVLHGVCTAVEVAVKKVMIRRGWRLHPVVSGLLTLTFLAVSGNWLFFPQLVRNGVDRKAIREYAILVNFVRSKLPVNLVNSL from the coding sequence atggatgatgaaattcaaaatttcttcaaGGTATGGATGATAGCCACAATATGTCTCTGCTATTGCTACTACATCTCTTCAACAATACCAAGAGCCTTCTTCAGACTCCTTTCCATTCTTCCTGTTCTCTTCATCTTCCTCACCCTTCCCTTCTCTCTCCACTCCTTCCACCTCGGTGGCCCCACCACCTTCTTCCTCGTTTGGCTCTCATCTTTCAAACTCGTTCTTTTCTCCTTCAACCAACCCCCTCTTTCCCTCTCCCCAAACATCTTCCACTTCATTTCCATAGCTTCCCTTCCCATAAAACTCAAACAACAACCAATCAAAACCAATAATCCAaaattagaaaaccctaaaaaaccgatCTTGCTTCCCCTAAAAGTGGTTTTCTTGGCCGCAATAATCCGTGCCTATGATTACAGAGAATCCATGCATTCTTACATGATCTTGATCCTCTACTGCTGCCACATGTACCTAGGTATAGAGCTTGTGCTAGCCATAGCTGCAGCACCGGTTCGAACCGTTTTCGGCTTCGAGATCGAGCCGCAGTTCAACGAGCCGTACCTAAGCACTTCACTTCAAGACTTCTGGGGTCGTCGGTGGAACCTCATGGTTACAAGTATTCTACGCCCTACCGTATACGATCCGGTTAGAAGTGTTTCTACCGGTATTTTTGGAATCACGTGCGCGTCACGTGCTGCCATGCTGGCCACGTTCCTTGTGTCGGGGTTAATGCATGAGTTGATATATTACTATCTTTCACGTGTTTCTCCCACGTGGGAGGTCACGTGGTTTTTTGTGCTCCATGGAGTGTGTACGGCGGTGGAGGTGgcggtgaagaaggtgatgatccgccGTGGGTGGAGGTTACACCCTGTGGTGTCGGGGTTGCTGACGTTGACGTTCTTGGCTGTGAGTGGGAACTGGCTGTTTTTTCCTCAGCTGGTGAGGAATGGTGTGGATAGGAAGGCTATTAGGGAGTATGCTATATTGGTAAATTTTGTGAGGTCTAAGTTACCGGTAAATTTGGTTAACTCTctatga